The following coding sequences lie in one Methanobacterium alcaliphilum genomic window:
- a CDS encoding B12-binding domain-containing radical SAM protein produces the protein MKIYILNPPYMPHFGRGMRWQDTGRGGTLYYPIWLSYAAATLDHYHEIKLVDAPARDWEKKDVLKDIKQFKPKLIVMDSSFPSLNNDISVAKYIKENYNDTVKIALVGPTGSQFAEKILENESIDIVTRFEYDFTLKELSEKLENGEDFKKIAGISYKDKGVVINNPNRNLSSSQDLDTIPFVSKIYEKFLNIDDYFLGSSLSPEVQIFTGRGCPFQCTFCSWPQTLMGRKYRVRAVSSVLDELEWIEKNLPNVKEVFFEDDTFTIDKKRVLEFCREYKNRGLKITWACNARVGLDYETMVNMKKTNCRLLIVGFESGNQFILDNIKKDISVKGIKQFAHDCKKAGLLLHGDFIIGLPGETRETIENTKKIIKETKADILQVSVASPFPGTEFYEWCKKNDYLLTDDPNEYLDDKGHQKAIVSYNEISNEEINQIVNNILREYYISINYVPIALKQVLRKNGISELRRLLYSARMSWGYLGGKK, from the coding sequence ATGAAAATTTATATACTCAATCCACCATATATGCCTCATTTTGGAAGAGGAATGAGATGGCAAGATACTGGAAGAGGTGGAACCCTTTATTATCCAATTTGGCTTTCATATGCTGCAGCAACACTCGATCACTATCATGAAATCAAATTAGTTGATGCTCCTGCACGAGATTGGGAAAAAAAAGATGTTTTAAAAGATATAAAACAATTTAAACCTAAATTAATTGTTATGGACAGTAGTTTTCCCAGTTTAAACAATGATATATCAGTTGCAAAATATATCAAAGAAAATTATAATGATACTGTGAAAATTGCATTAGTAGGCCCCACAGGATCCCAATTTGCTGAAAAAATACTGGAAAATGAATCAATAGATATTGTAACCCGTTTTGAATATGATTTTACATTAAAAGAACTCTCTGAAAAATTAGAAAATGGTGAAGATTTTAAAAAAATCGCAGGAATTTCTTACAAAGATAAAGGTGTAGTAATAAACAATCCAAATAGGAATCTTTCATCTTCACAGGATTTAGACACCATACCATTTGTTTCTAAAATATATGAAAAATTCCTTAATATCGATGACTATTTTTTAGGAAGTTCTCTTTCCCCAGAAGTCCAAATTTTTACAGGTCGAGGTTGTCCGTTCCAATGTACCTTTTGTTCCTGGCCTCAGACACTTATGGGTCGAAAATACAGAGTGAGAGCAGTCTCAAGTGTCTTGGATGAACTGGAATGGATTGAAAAAAATTTACCTAACGTTAAAGAGGTATTCTTTGAAGATGACACATTTACTATTGATAAAAAAAGAGTTTTAGAGTTTTGCAGAGAATATAAAAATAGAGGATTGAAAATAACTTGGGCTTGCAATGCTCGGGTTGGTTTAGACTATGAAACCATGGTTAATATGAAAAAAACAAACTGTAGGTTACTTATTGTTGGATTTGAATCTGGAAATCAGTTTATTTTAGATAATATTAAAAAAGACATAAGTGTGAAGGGTATAAAACAATTTGCACATGATTGTAAAAAAGCAGGTTTGCTTTTACATGGTGATTTTATTATTGGACTACCTGGTGAGACACGAGAAACCATTGAGAATACTAAAAAAATAATAAAAGAAACAAAGGCAGATATCCTTCAGGTTTCAGTTGCTTCTCCATTTCCAGGAACAGAATTCTATGAATGGTGTAAAAAAAATGATTACTTGCTTACAGATGATCCCAATGAATATTTAGATGACAAAGGACATCAAAAGGCAATTGTTTCTTACAATGAAATATCTAATGAAGAAATTAACCAAATTGTTAATAATATACTCCGTGAGTATTACATCTCAATTAATTATGTTCCAATAGCCCTTAAACAAGTTTTAAGGAAAAATGGGATTAGTGAACTTCGAAGATTATTATATTCTGCTAGAATGTCATGGGGCTATCTTGGAGGAAAAAAATGA
- a CDS encoding polysaccharide pyruvyl transferase family protein — protein sequence MIKIIIAEEVPSQNKGEVAILEGIYESLKKLGEFNIKLFSFHPDFDKREYGNKAQIIDVLNCFHMSFINNATSKLNKIFIFGFLTFQHFLFLFFYRLFGKRIALKIFKGNIWKEYLNVDLVIVGHDSLITAISYLPFVVFFKSLKKSVMIFGGGVGREGSTLWVFLARHILNKLDLITLREQISYDYLRKIGINKVPMFVTADPGFLMKSLPIDQSYELLKKENISKEKPLIGITLSWMTTSKYCFPEIPKKEDKYKKYIEMMAQIIQQLSDELNVNIVLISHVFGPEKDQDDRWIIEDIYNLLENKEPLRIITNEYKAAELKGIIGNLDLLIGERLHSIIAAANLNIPFLAVTYPSPRMKGVLGMMNIESIFNVKDLDYYIYLNKIKETWKKREEISSQLSNNHENIKNRSLANATLIKKVIRGEAD from the coding sequence TTGATTAAAATTATAATTGCAGAAGAAGTACCCAGCCAAAACAAAGGAGAAGTTGCTATATTAGAGGGTATTTATGAATCGCTTAAAAAATTAGGCGAATTTAATATTAAACTCTTTTCTTTCCATCCGGATTTTGATAAAAGAGAATATGGAAATAAAGCACAGATTATTGATGTTTTAAACTGCTTTCATATGAGTTTTATTAACAATGCAACTAGTAAATTAAATAAAATTTTTATTTTTGGATTTTTAACTTTCCAGCATTTTTTATTTTTATTTTTTTATCGTTTATTTGGGAAAAGAATAGCACTGAAAATTTTTAAGGGAAACATCTGGAAAGAATATTTGAATGTAGATTTAGTTATTGTGGGGCATGACAGCCTTATTACTGCAATTAGCTATCTTCCTTTTGTTGTTTTCTTCAAATCTCTTAAAAAATCGGTTATGATATTTGGGGGGGGTGTTGGTCGTGAAGGAAGTACTTTGTGGGTTTTCCTAGCTAGACATATTTTAAATAAATTGGACTTAATAACTTTAAGAGAACAAATAAGTTATGATTATCTAAGAAAGATAGGGATTAACAAAGTTCCTATGTTTGTAACTGCAGATCCTGGTTTTCTAATGAAATCTTTGCCTATTGATCAGTCATATGAACTTCTCAAAAAGGAAAACATATCTAAAGAGAAACCACTTATTGGTATAACTTTAAGCTGGATGACTACTTCAAAGTACTGCTTCCCAGAAATTCCTAAAAAGGAAGATAAATACAAAAAATATATTGAAATGATGGCACAGATCATCCAACAATTATCAGACGAATTAAATGTTAACATAGTCTTGATTTCTCATGTATTCGGCCCAGAGAAAGATCAAGATGACAGATGGATCATAGAAGATATATATAATCTCCTGGAAAATAAAGAACCTCTGCGAATTATTACTAATGAATATAAGGCTGCTGAGTTAAAAGGAATTATTGGAAACTTAGATCTTTTAATTGGAGAACGCCTACATTCAATAATTGCAGCAGCTAATCTTAACATTCCTTTTTTAGCAGTAACTTATCCTTCACCTAGAATGAAAGGCGTATTGGGAATGATGAATATTGAAAGTATCTTTAATGTAAAAGATTTAGACTACTATATTTATCTAAATAAAATAAAAGAAACTTGGAAAAAAAGAGAAGAAATAAGTAGTCAACTTTCTAATAATCATGAAAATATTAAAAATAGATCATTGGCCAATGCTACATTAATTAAAAAAGTAATAAGAGGTGAAGCTGATTAA
- a CDS encoding glycosyltransferase family 4 protein codes for MNVCILCPEIGNSCGSAFIGGHVNNVVELSKRMADDGHDITIVTTPHRHPGNFCDKSFAYDGIDIKTIPISADYLSARYGAEFAYKSILKIIKLNKDKNFDIIHGHSGYSMPALITGLSAKFSKIPSIHTIYCPIEPSGGSLVKILSNNTFSRFFFSNINKVIAVTKNVKKSLIKTGLESKTIQVIPIGINTDLYKFENSEILSKIRSDYNFGSETPLIIYIGSLTKQKGLLVLLDALKIAAKKNPDIKLFMILNKPLERYIKPDKLDVDMDLIYDIKKKIKNYGLENSIIPLGLLNNLNEYLATSDFYVAPFLDMVGIADYPTSMLEAMAVGKPIIATDVGGISEIVKTGINGILIKKNNVTELADAITFLVKHKNETQKMGSNAQQIIDQKFKLKITTDQILKLYEKVISDYNCN; via the coding sequence ATGAATGTATGTATTCTTTGCCCAGAAATTGGTAATTCTTGCGGAAGTGCATTTATTGGAGGTCATGTAAATAATGTAGTGGAACTTTCAAAAAGAATGGCTGATGATGGACATGATATTACTATAGTTACCACACCACACCGTCATCCGGGAAATTTCTGTGATAAAAGTTTTGCTTATGATGGAATAGACATCAAAACCATACCCATATCAGCAGATTACTTATCAGCTCGATACGGTGCAGAATTTGCTTATAAATCAATCCTTAAAATAATAAAGTTAAATAAAGATAAAAATTTTGATATTATTCATGGGCACTCTGGCTATTCTATGCCAGCATTAATTACAGGATTATCTGCGAAATTTTCTAAAATACCTTCAATACATACTATTTATTGCCCTATAGAACCTTCTGGTGGCAGCTTAGTTAAAATTTTATCAAATAATACATTTTCACGATTTTTCTTTTCCAATATAAATAAGGTAATTGCGGTTACCAAAAATGTCAAAAAATCTCTTATTAAAACAGGTTTAGAATCTAAAACTATTCAAGTAATTCCAATCGGCATTAATACAGATCTTTATAAATTTGAAAACTCTGAAATATTGTCTAAAATCAGATCAGATTATAACTTTGGATCTGAAACACCATTAATTATATATATTGGAAGTTTAACCAAACAAAAAGGATTGTTAGTTTTATTAGATGCTCTAAAGATCGCTGCAAAAAAAAATCCAGACATTAAATTGTTTATGATCTTAAATAAACCTTTGGAGAGATATATTAAGCCAGATAAATTAGATGTAGATATGGATTTAATATATGACATAAAAAAGAAAATAAAGAATTATGGGTTGGAAAATAGTATCATCCCATTAGGATTATTGAATAATTTAAATGAATATTTAGCTACAAGTGATTTTTATGTTGCTCCTTTTTTAGACATGGTTGGAATAGCCGACTATCCCACTTCCATGTTAGAAGCCATGGCTGTGGGTAAACCAATCATTGCGACTGATGTTGGAGGAATCTCGGAAATAGTAAAAACAGGAATTAACGGAATACTAATAAAAAAAAATAACGTAACTGAACTTGCAGACGCAATTACGTTCCTAGTAAAACATAAAAACGAAACCCAAAAAATGGGTAGTAATGCTCAACAAATTATAGACCAAAAATTTAAACTCAAAATTACTACAGATCAAATTTTAAAACTTTATGAAAAGGTGATTAGTGATTATAATTGCAATTGA
- a CDS encoding flippase has translation MISFKKFLKDIGISGVAHISNTGKNIILLPVLTKTLGAEPYGIWAQMLVTVTILMPLALLQLEYSMTRFLSAEKNQKKLRKGVYSIIIAMMISAVAFSLFIFIFANPIASSLFGGIKNTIFVQITALILFLTTLDQIIFRYFISFDQIKKYSMLLLSQNIFEIIIVSFTVLNGYGLLGAFLSLVLIRLGIFLIGVPIIKSQVSITTPSFSLLKHYIKFSLPLIPFNLSMMIMSSGDRYIIGYYLDPSAVGIYSASYILGSVLSFLYAPISTVFFPTITRLFENKDDAMQKYLTFTFKLFLMIGLPALFGIAVLSKQLLSILTTSIFVGSFIIVSIIAIGDLFFNLSNMFSNILMLFKKNNLIAFSYIISAIINITLNIYLVSLIGIIGAALSSVITYIILFSIISFFSFREIKFEWDPLFIVKCIISSSIMALVIYYLGLSGLMGILFSILLGIGIYFGFLILLKGISKNEYYLIKNIVSKKR, from the coding sequence ATGATTTCTTTTAAAAAATTCCTCAAAGATATTGGTATTTCAGGTGTAGCTCATATCTCAAACACTGGCAAAAATATTATCCTTTTACCCGTTTTAACTAAAACATTAGGAGCTGAACCCTATGGAATATGGGCCCAAATGTTAGTTACCGTTACTATTTTAATGCCTCTTGCTCTATTACAATTAGAGTATTCAATGACAAGATTTTTATCAGCAGAAAAAAATCAGAAAAAACTAAGAAAAGGCGTTTATTCAATCATCATAGCAATGATGATATCCGCTGTTGCCTTTTCACTATTCATATTTATTTTTGCTAATCCAATTGCTTCATCATTATTTGGTGGTATTAAAAATACTATTTTTGTTCAAATAACTGCTTTAATACTTTTTTTGACAACTTTAGATCAAATAATATTCAGATATTTTATTTCATTTGATCAAATTAAAAAATATTCTATGTTATTATTATCCCAAAATATTTTTGAAATAATAATAGTATCGTTTACAGTTTTGAATGGATACGGATTATTAGGAGCTTTTTTATCACTGGTCTTAATAAGGCTTGGAATTTTTTTAATTGGAGTGCCAATAATAAAATCTCAAGTTAGCATCACCACGCCCAGTTTTTCTCTTCTAAAACATTATATTAAATTTAGTCTTCCTTTAATTCCGTTTAATCTTTCAATGATGATAATGAGCTCAGGAGATAGATACATCATTGGATATTATTTAGACCCATCCGCTGTGGGTATTTACTCAGCATCCTACATATTAGGTTCAGTTCTAAGTTTTTTATATGCTCCTATAAGCACAGTATTTTTTCCAACAATAACTAGACTTTTTGAAAACAAAGATGACGCAATGCAAAAATATCTTACATTTACATTTAAGCTATTTTTGATGATAGGTTTACCCGCTCTTTTTGGTATTGCTGTTCTCTCAAAACAGTTATTAAGCATTTTAACAACATCAATATTTGTAGGATCATTCATAATAGTGAGTATTATTGCAATAGGTGATTTGTTTTTTAATTTATCAAACATGTTCTCAAATATTTTAATGTTATTTAAAAAGAATAACTTGATTGCTTTTAGTTATATCATTTCAGCAATTATCAATATAACATTAAATATATATTTAGTTTCTTTAATAGGAATAATTGGTGCTGCTTTATCATCAGTCATCACATATATTATACTATTTTCTATAATATCCTTCTTCAGTTTCAGGGAAATAAAATTTGAATGGGATCCCCTTTTTATTGTAAAATGCATAATTTCCTCATCAATAATGGCATTAGTGATATACTATTTAGGATTAAGCGGACTAATGGGAATATTATTTTCAATTCTTCTCGGAATAGGAATATATTTTGGATTTTTAATATTATTGAAAGGAATAAGTAAAAATGAATACTATTTAATAAAGAATATAGTCTCTAAAAAAAGATAG
- a CDS encoding glycosyltransferase family 2 protein, translating into MIENNDENSKLISVILPTYNRAGMIKPSIESIINQTYPKWELIICDDGSVDNTERIAQEYVESDSRIIYKKNSVNQGLPRNRNIGIGLSKGELILNIEDDLTLDPSCLETLIKTYKKLKEENKKVGAVAPRTFTRREETKGFLGRVWNYKADKVRENMDVPYVLNKWVGIGYLKWDLELDHIQKIEDAPSWSLIDRKVMEKVGGYEEKAYGGTYFREESDLYFRIRKLGYNLYFESKAIAHHGRAETGGCNVSSFRRYHYYAFRNHIIFLKRNFGWKAIYMLPSFLLYLLYNTLKAIIILKLQKKRG; encoded by the coding sequence ATGATTGAGAATAATGATGAGAACTCAAAATTAATTTCAGTCATCCTTCCCACATATAACCGGGCAGGGATGATTAAACCATCCATAGAAAGCATAATAAACCAAACTTATCCAAAATGGGAGCTAATAATCTGTGACGATGGTTCAGTTGATAATACAGAGAGAATAGCTCAAGAATATGTTGAATCAGATTCTAGAATAATTTATAAAAAAAATTCAGTCAATCAAGGGCTACCTCGTAATAGAAATATTGGAATCGGACTTTCTAAAGGCGAACTTATTTTAAACATAGAAGATGACTTAACCCTAGATCCTAGTTGTTTAGAAACATTGATAAAAACATATAAGAAATTAAAAGAAGAAAATAAAAAAGTTGGAGCAGTAGCACCCCGAACTTTTACAAGGCGAGAAGAAACTAAAGGGTTTTTGGGGCGTGTATGGAACTATAAAGCAGATAAAGTGCGTGAAAATATGGATGTACCATATGTACTTAATAAATGGGTTGGAATTGGTTATTTAAAATGGGACCTAGAACTTGATCACATTCAGAAAATTGAAGATGCGCCATCATGGTCTTTAATTGACCGGAAAGTAATGGAAAAAGTAGGGGGCTACGAAGAAAAAGCTTATGGAGGCACATATTTCAGAGAAGAAAGCGATCTATACTTTAGAATTCGTAAATTAGGTTACAATCTATATTTCGAATCAAAAGCTATCGCACACCACGGAAGAGCAGAAACTGGAGGTTGTAATGTATCATCTTTCAGGAGATATCACTATTATGCTTTTAGAAATCATATAATATTTCTGAAACGCAACTTTGGATGGAAAGCAATTTATATGTTGCCTTCTTTCCTTTTGTATCTACTTTATAATACATTAAAGGCCATCATAATACTTAAATTGCAAAAAAAGAGAGGATAA
- a CDS encoding DUF2206 domain-containing protein, translated as MDFTWLFKIVYPFLFSFVPLTLYQTYNKITEEKVAFLGTFFLISFSAFYSVMISLAKQQIAEIFFVLILLLIVDETLESVSKKLLIVIFSICLIFSHYGLAYIFMLFLIISIITLLAKRIIKRSRLSEKLNLFNGTFILLFLVTIMAWYIYISSSFTFAKIVGIGNHITSNIGEILNPLNKNPDVLKILGQKETLSPIHDIAKYLYQVVNFFVIIGMLKLIFSKDSNKINTEYKIMAIVGFVVIILSIIVPFFSSKIGTNRIYHIIMLILSPFCIIGGCYLLSFITKSLNKLPKVNINLKKSDKLKIITILVLVPYFLFNVGFIYEITNDSAPSSISLSLKNMEKSINPSIKMQLNSEYIWKEEVYSAKWIYKYKDHKYKIYSDELSGRYILPSYGNFLGYHGFTNYTMHNPTLIKKGYIYLSRYNTLEKTIEIRDWSGDRIAMTLFFNTTQISPILKNKIYSSELSDIYFLG; from the coding sequence TTGGACTTTACATGGCTATTTAAAATAGTTTACCCTTTTCTTTTTAGTTTTGTTCCATTAACACTATACCAAACATACAATAAAATAACAGAAGAAAAAGTTGCTTTTTTAGGAACTTTTTTTCTTATCTCATTTTCTGCATTTTACAGTGTAATGATTTCCCTAGCCAAGCAACAAATTGCAGAAATATTTTTTGTATTGATATTGCTATTAATTGTAGATGAAACCCTAGAAAGTGTTAGTAAAAAATTATTAATTGTCATATTCAGTATATGTTTGATATTTTCTCACTATGGACTAGCATATATTTTCATGCTCTTCCTAATAATTAGCATTATAACTTTATTAGCTAAACGAATTATTAAAAGATCTAGATTATCAGAAAAATTAAATTTATTTAACGGAACATTCATTCTATTATTTTTAGTGACAATAATGGCATGGTATATTTATATATCTTCATCGTTCACATTTGCAAAAATTGTGGGAATTGGAAATCATATTACATCAAATATTGGGGAAATTTTAAATCCTTTAAACAAAAATCCAGATGTTTTAAAGATATTAGGTCAAAAAGAAACATTGAGTCCTATTCATGACATAGCCAAATATTTATATCAAGTAGTAAACTTTTTTGTAATAATAGGTATGCTAAAACTTATTTTTAGCAAAGATAGTAATAAGATCAACACAGAATATAAAATAATGGCTATTGTTGGATTTGTAGTAATAATTCTAAGTATTATAGTTCCATTCTTCTCCAGTAAAATAGGTACTAACCGAATTTACCATATTATTATGCTTATTTTATCACCATTTTGTATTATAGGTGGTTGTTACTTACTAAGCTTTATAACAAAAAGCTTGAATAAACTTCCAAAAGTAAATATTAATCTAAAAAAATCAGATAAATTGAAGATTATAACCATTCTGGTTCTAGTTCCCTATTTTCTTTTCAATGTAGGATTTATATATGAAATAACAAATGATTCAGCACCATCATCTATTTCTTTAAGTTTAAAAAATATGGAAAAAAGTATAAATCCCTCCATAAAAATGCAATTAAATTCAGAATATATTTGGAAAGAGGAAGTTTATAGTGCAAAATGGATTTATAAATACAAAGATCACAAATATAAAATTTATTCCGATGAATTATCTGGAAGATATATTTTACCCAGTTATGGTAACTTTTTAGGATATCATGGTTTTACAAATTATACTATGCACAATCCAACACTTATAAAAAAAGGATATATTTATCTAAGCAGATATAACACCTTAGAAAAAACCATAGAAATTAGAGATTGGTCAGGTGATAGAATAGCCATGACTTTATTTTTTAATACTACACAAATATCACCTATCCTTAAAAATAAAATATATTCTAGTGAATTAAGCGACATTTATTTTTTGGGATAA
- a CDS encoding Coenzyme F420 hydrogenase/dehydrogenase, beta subunit C-terminal domain produces MIIQSISDVFYNDLCMGCGTCSAICPEQSIKLELNPKKGTYVPKIDAKKCNNCNKCYSVCPGYYVDFDSLNLEIFKKIPANILIGNILENYLGHSQNNYIRFNSSSGGVVTQLLITALENGFIDGALVTRMKETNPLEAEPFIARTKKEILESSKSKYCPVPSNEVLIEILNSKKNEKFAIVGTSCQIQGIRKAQKINPILKEKIVLCFGLFCGKRPTYIGTEFLMKTSNISKKEISKLSYRGKGWPGYFSVEMKDNTKTDIPYTIAFSILSLFTPKRCFLCNDGSSELADISFADAWIPNLLKNNAGESMIIVRSEKGRNFINRIKNKNISLKNIDNAEINSTSHEKMLNFKKKSISARLKILKFLGKEVPLYDNKQLLSPNSKDYVNSIISYIKYQIAMKKFLWPLMSFIIRRVIQSKKGIKLGERID; encoded by the coding sequence ATGATAATTCAATCAATTAGTGACGTTTTTTACAACGATTTATGTATGGGTTGTGGAACATGCTCAGCCATATGTCCGGAACAATCTATTAAACTAGAACTCAATCCAAAAAAAGGAACATATGTTCCTAAAATCGATGCAAAGAAATGTAATAATTGTAATAAATGTTATTCTGTTTGTCCGGGATATTATGTGGATTTTGACAGTTTAAACCTAGAAATTTTCAAAAAAATCCCTGCAAACATTTTGATAGGAAATATTTTAGAGAATTATTTGGGTCATTCACAAAATAATTATATAAGATTTAATTCTTCATCAGGCGGAGTTGTAACCCAATTACTGATTACAGCACTGGAAAATGGGTTTATTGATGGTGCATTAGTAACCCGAATGAAAGAGACTAATCCATTAGAAGCCGAACCTTTCATTGCTAGAACCAAAAAAGAAATATTGGAATCATCTAAATCTAAATATTGCCCTGTTCCCTCAAATGAAGTACTAATTGAAATTCTAAATTCAAAGAAAAATGAAAAATTTGCAATAGTAGGAACTTCATGTCAAATACAGGGAATAAGAAAAGCCCAAAAAATAAATCCTATTCTTAAAGAAAAAATAGTCTTGTGTTTTGGTTTGTTCTGTGGAAAACGACCCACATATATTGGAACAGAATTTTTAATGAAAACTAGCAATATATCCAAAAAAGAAATATCCAAATTAAGTTACAGAGGCAAAGGTTGGCCTGGTTATTTTTCAGTTGAGATGAAAGATAACACCAAAACAGATATTCCGTATACTATAGCATTTAGTATATTATCATTATTTACTCCAAAAAGGTGCTTTTTATGCAACGATGGTAGTAGTGAATTAGCAGATATCTCATTTGCTGATGCTTGGATACCGAATTTGCTTAAAAATAATGCAGGAGAATCTATGATTATAGTAAGAAGTGAGAAAGGGCGGAATTTTATTAATAGAATTAAAAATAAAAACATTTCACTTAAAAATATAGATAATGCTGAAATAAACAGCACATCCCATGAAAAAATGCTTAACTTTAAAAAGAAAAGTATTTCTGCTCGTTTAAAAATATTGAAGTTTCTAGGAAAAGAAGTGCCCCTTTACGATAACAAACAATTACTATCCCCCAATTCTAAAGATTATGTTAATTCAATCATATCTTACATTAAATATCAAATAGCTATGAAAAAATTTTTATGGCCTTTAATGAGTTTTATCATTAGGAGAGTAATCCAATCCAAAAAAGGAATTAAATTAGGTGAAAGAATTGATTAA
- a CDS encoding glycosyltransferase family 4 protein, with amino-acid sequence MKLIKILIICHQIPFKKTTNAFSYRVLNALKYLKEDCGHELSLVSFKYPDDPEDYAKKYCNDVFTFTLPESNKERKKQYLKEYIKGILKCRINFKNIYDYRFSWQMYDKIKDLVSKNHFDLIFVNEPSMISYALNFDNKKIAESCSLSKAMQEAYQNEKKIFKKIYYLIDYKRMKNLEKYYANYNLCLTVTEEEKELLLKDNPNLTLEIIPYGISLDFNFNNLKENFPTLAFLGSLNSTHNQKSVLYLYKKIYPIIKNKFPDIKLFIIGKEPPRSILNISKNDPSVVVTGYVHDVKDYLVHSSIIILPIHGYGIKTRVLESMALGIPIICSPEAVHGIDVENGKNIILASDTKEFINNIIKLLNDEKLRRTIGSNGKKLMEKKYSWLKMNKNLNYIFEGVASENENS; translated from the coding sequence GTGAAGCTGATTAAAATATTAATCATTTGCCACCAAATTCCCTTCAAAAAAACAACTAATGCATTCTCTTACAGAGTTTTAAACGCTTTAAAATACTTAAAAGAAGATTGTGGTCATGAATTAAGCCTAGTATCTTTTAAATATCCTGATGATCCTGAAGATTATGCAAAAAAATATTGTAATGATGTTTTTACTTTTACCCTCCCTGAATCAAATAAAGAACGAAAAAAACAATATTTGAAGGAATATATCAAAGGAATACTTAAATGTCGAATAAACTTCAAAAATATTTATGATTATCGTTTTTCATGGCAAATGTATGATAAAATCAAGGATTTAGTATCTAAAAATCATTTCGATTTGATTTTTGTCAATGAACCTTCAATGATTAGTTATGCACTGAATTTTGATAATAAGAAAATTGCTGAATCATGCAGTCTATCAAAGGCCATGCAAGAAGCTTATCAAAATGAGAAAAAAATCTTTAAAAAAATTTATTACTTAATTGATTATAAACGTATGAAAAATCTAGAAAAATACTATGCAAATTATAATTTATGTTTAACCGTTACCGAAGAAGAAAAAGAACTATTATTAAAAGACAATCCTAATTTAACTCTTGAAATAATACCATATGGAATATCTTTAGATTTCAATTTTAATAATTTAAAAGAAAATTTTCCAACTTTAGCATTTTTAGGAAGCTTAAATTCCACACATAACCAAAAATCAGTATTATATTTATATAAAAAAATTTATCCAATCATAAAAAATAAATTTCCTGATATTAAACTATTTATCATCGGTAAAGAACCCCCTAGATCTATATTGAATATATCTAAGAATGATCCTTCAGTTGTTGTCACAGGATATGTACACGATGTGAAGGATTATTTAGTACATTCGTCCATAATTATATTGCCTATTCATGGTTACGGTATTAAAACAAGAGTATTAGAATCTATGGCTCTAGGCATACCTATTATCTGTTCTCCAGAAGCAGTTCATGGAATTGATGTTGAAAATGGAAAAAATATCATTTTAGCAAGTGACACAAAAGAATTCATAAATAATATAATTAAACTACTAAATGATGAAAAATTAAGACGCACAATTGGTTCAAATGGTAAGAAATTGATGGAAAAAAAGTATTCTTGGTTAAAAATGAATAAAAACTTAAATTATATTTTTGAAGGAGTTGCTAGTGAAAATGAAAATAGTTAA